The Peptococcaceae bacterium 1198_IL3148 nucleotide sequence GGTGCGAAAAGTGGTAGAAAATGAGGGTTTAACCAGTAATTATATTCAGGAAAGTAGTGGCAATGTATTTTTGATTCGTACCGAAGTGACCACTGAAGAACAAAACACTAAATTTTTAAGAGCGTTAAATGATGAGTTGGGCAGCTACGAATTACTGCGTAATGATCGCGTGGGACCAACGGTTGGTAAAGAACTGACCCAAAAAGCAATTGTTTCTTTAGCCATCGCAGCGGTCTTGATGATCATTTATATTACTTGGCGGTTTGAATTTAAACAAGGAGTTGCTGCAGTAGTTCCGTTGTTGCACGACGTATTGGTTACGGTGGGTATTTTATCAATTACCCAGTTAGAAGTGGATAGTTCTCTGGTGGCAGTTATTTTAACTATTATTGGTTATTCTATTAATGCTACCATTGTTATCTTTGACCGCATTCGAGAAAATTTGCATATGAAAAAAGGTATGAAATTGGAGGAGCTAATTGATACCAGTCTATGGCAAACTATGGCTCGGTCAATAAACACAACCCTAACGGTGTTGTTTGTGTTAGTGGCTCTTTACCTGTTTGGCGGTTCCACCATCAGTACCTTTGTGTTGGCTTTAATTATAGGTGTAACCAGTGGCCTTTATTCCTCAATCTTTATCGCCAGTTCGATATGGTATGATATACTTGATTCTAGAAGAAAAGGTAAAAAGGCTGTCAAAGCAGCTTAAAAAATAATACAATATACACAAATACGCGGGGTAGCACCCCGCGTATTTGCACATATCAGATTACTATGGGGGGTTATATATTATGAATCAGATCAAAATTGATGAAGAAAAGGGAAATCGGGTGATAATCTCTGTAATCGGCAAAGATCGGGTGGGTATTATAGCCGAAGTATCAAATGTAATGAAAGAGGCCAATGTGAACATTCTTGATATTAGTCAAACTATAATGCAAGGTTTTTTTGCCATGATTTTAGTGGGAGATATGGCTAAGACTAACTGGGACATGATCACTTTAAAGGAACGGCTTGCAGCTAAAGGAGAAGAACTGGGTGTGCGCATTGATGCCCAACATGAAGATGTTTTTCTTTATATGCACAGAATATAGGGGGATAAATCAAGATGTTGACGATGAATGAAATTTTGGAAACCATTCGGATGGTGCAGGAAGAGAATTTAGATATTCGTACCATTACCATGGGTATTAGTTTACGGGATTGTGCCCACTCTGACCCAAAGGTATCCTGTCAAAAAATATATGATAAGATTACTACCTATGCGGAAAAGTTAGTGGAAACCGGTGAAGAGATTGAAAGGGAATATGGTATTCCCATTGTAAACAAGCGCATTGCAGTGACACCAATGTCTATGGTGGCAGAATCCAGCAATGCCGACAATTATGTAATGTTTGCTAAAACCATGGATGAGGCAGCTAAACAAGTGGGTGTGAACTTTATTGGTGGTTTCTCGGCGTTGGTACATAAGGGCTTTACCATAGGGGATCAAAAATTGATTGCTTCCATCCCCGAGGCGTTGGCAGTTACCGAACGGGTTTGTGCATCGGTAAATGTAGGCACCACTAAAGATGGTATTAATATGGACGCAGTTTACCAGATGGGTCAGGTGATTGTAAACACAGCCCAACGCACCGCCGATCGTCATGGCTTTGGTTGCGCTAAACTGGTGGTGTTTTGTAATGCCCCAGAGGATAATCCCTTTATGGCCGGCGCTTTTCACGGCGTAGGGGAACCGGAATGTGTAATTAA carries:
- the secF gene encoding protein translocase subunit SecF; this translates as MFEIIKRRKIWYLISALIIIPGLISLFTQGLNLGIDFTGGNIVEIKFDQNISTAQVRKVVENEGLTSNYIQESSGNVFLIRTEVTTEEQNTKFLRALNDELGSYELLRNDRVGPTVGKELTQKAIVSLAIAAVLMIIYITWRFEFKQGVAAVVPLLHDVLVTVGILSITQLEVDSSLVAVILTIIGYSINATIVIFDRIRENLHMKKGMKLEELIDTSLWQTMARSINTTLTVLFVLVALYLFGGSTISTFVLALIIGVTSGLYSSIFIASSIWYDILDSRRKGKKAVKAA
- a CDS encoding ACT domain-containing protein: MNQIKIDEEKGNRVIISVIGKDRVGIIAEVSNVMKEANVNILDISQTIMQGFFAMILVGDMAKTNWDMITLKERLAAKGEELGVRIDAQHEDVFLYMHRI